In Pseudomonas sp. DNDY-54, a genomic segment contains:
- the glmM gene encoding phosphoglucosamine mutase, giving the protein MGRKYFGTDGIRGHVGQFPITPDFMLKLGWAAGMAFRKHGKCRILIGKDTRISGYMFESALQAGLSAAGADVLLLGPMPTPAVAYLTRTFHAEAGIVISASHNPHHDNGIKFFSGRGTKLPDEVELMIEELLDTPMTVVESAQLGKASRINDAAGRYIEFCKSSVPTSTDFSGMKIVLDCAHGATYKVAPSVFRELGADVTVIAAQPDGLNINAGVGSTHVAQLQKAVVEQGADLGIAFDGDGDRVMMVDHTGAQVDGDELLYIIATDLQDRDRLAGGVVGTLMSNLGLELALKARDIPFVRAKVGDRYVMAEMLERDWVLGGENSGHIVCAQHVSTGDAIIAALQVVLALRRRGQNLAQERLAWSKCPQVLINVRFTGDRDPISHPQVQAVCDSVTERMGGRGRVLLRKSGTEPLVRVMVEGDDEKQVRGYAEELAHAVTEVCA; this is encoded by the coding sequence ATGGGTAGAAAGTATTTTGGCACCGACGGCATACGTGGGCATGTTGGGCAGTTTCCGATCACGCCGGACTTCATGCTCAAGCTTGGCTGGGCGGCCGGAATGGCTTTTCGCAAGCATGGTAAATGCCGCATTCTAATCGGCAAGGACACCCGAATATCGGGCTATATGTTTGAGTCTGCGCTACAGGCCGGTCTCTCTGCAGCGGGTGCAGATGTACTGCTGCTTGGGCCTATGCCTACCCCGGCTGTTGCTTATCTGACCCGTACCTTCCATGCGGAAGCTGGCATAGTGATCAGTGCGTCGCACAATCCGCATCACGACAATGGCATTAAGTTCTTTTCCGGGCGGGGCACAAAACTGCCAGACGAAGTCGAGTTAATGATCGAGGAATTGCTCGATACGCCAATGACTGTTGTCGAATCGGCGCAGCTCGGTAAGGCATCGCGGATCAACGACGCCGCCGGCCGTTATATCGAATTTTGTAAGAGCAGTGTGCCGACCAGTACGGACTTCTCTGGTATGAAGATTGTGCTGGACTGCGCCCATGGCGCTACGTACAAGGTTGCGCCCAGCGTCTTTCGTGAGCTCGGCGCTGACGTGACGGTCATCGCGGCTCAGCCAGACGGACTCAATATCAACGCGGGCGTCGGGTCTACTCATGTCGCACAGCTTCAAAAGGCCGTGGTGGAACAGGGTGCTGACCTGGGTATCGCGTTCGACGGGGATGGTGACCGCGTAATGATGGTCGACCATACGGGAGCTCAGGTAGACGGTGATGAGTTGCTCTACATTATCGCAACCGATCTTCAGGATCGTGATCGCCTGGCGGGTGGTGTGGTCGGCACGCTTATGAGTAACCTGGGGCTTGAGCTGGCGCTGAAGGCGCGAGACATTCCTTTCGTTCGGGCAAAAGTTGGCGACCGGTATGTGATGGCAGAGATGCTCGAGCGTGACTGGGTGCTTGGCGGGGAAAATTCAGGACACATTGTCTGCGCTCAGCACGTTTCCACCGGCGACGCCATCATTGCGGCGCTCCAAGTGGTGCTGGCCTTGAGGCGCCGCGGTCAGAATCTCGCACAAGAGCGTTTAGCCTGGAGCAAATGTCCTCAAGTTTTGATCAATGTGCGTTTCACTGGTGACAGGGATCCGATCTCCCACCCTCAGGTTCAGGCGGTCTGTGACAGTGTCACGGAGCGCATGGGGGGGCGAGGTCGGGTGCTGCTTCGCAAGTCTGGAACAGAGCCGCTAGTGCGCGTCATGGTTGAAGGTGACGACGAAAAACAGGTGAGAGGTTACGCCGAAGAGCTGGCGCACGCGGTTACGGAAGTTTGTGCATGA
- the nusA gene encoding transcription termination factor NusA encodes MSKEVLLVVESVSNEKGVPAGVIFEALELALATATKKRFEDEVDLRVEINRQNGSYETFRRWTVVEEEDFDDPAHQLTTDMKQAQEANAKVGDVLEEKIESIEFGRIAAQTAKQVIVQKVREAERAQVVEAYRDRLGEIISGTVKKVTRDSVIVDLGNNAEALLAREDIIARETFRVGARVRALLKDIRTENRGPQLILSRTAPEMLIELFRIEVPEIAEGLIEVMGASRDPGSRAKIAVRSKDKRIDPQGACIGMRGSRVQAVSGEIGGERVDIVLWDENPAQFVINAMAPAEVAAIIVDEDAHAMDIAVGEDNLAQAIGRGGQNVRLASQLTGWTLNVMTEADIQSKQQEETGDILRNFIEELDVDEELAQVLVEEGFTSLEEIAYVPMEEMLGIEGFDEDIVNELRTRAKDRLLTKAIATEEKLADAQPAEDLLALEGMDKELAVELAMRGVITREDLAEQSIDDLLDIDGIDQERAGKLIMAARAHWFE; translated from the coding sequence ATGAGCAAAGAAGTACTGCTGGTTGTGGAGTCGGTATCCAATGAAAAAGGCGTACCGGCCGGTGTGATATTCGAGGCATTGGAGCTGGCGCTGGCCACCGCTACCAAAAAGCGCTTTGAGGATGAAGTGGACCTGAGGGTCGAGATCAATCGGCAGAATGGTAGCTACGAGACCTTCCGCCGCTGGACTGTTGTTGAAGAAGAGGATTTCGACGACCCGGCGCACCAGCTGACTACTGACATGAAGCAGGCTCAAGAAGCCAATGCCAAAGTCGGTGATGTCCTGGAAGAGAAGATCGAGTCGATTGAGTTTGGCCGTATTGCCGCGCAAACGGCTAAACAGGTCATTGTGCAGAAGGTCCGTGAGGCTGAGCGTGCGCAGGTGGTCGAGGCCTACCGTGACCGCCTGGGTGAAATCATCTCCGGAACGGTCAAGAAAGTAACCCGTGACAGCGTTATCGTCGACTTGGGTAACAACGCGGAGGCACTGCTTGCTCGCGAAGACATTATTGCTCGCGAGACATTTCGTGTCGGCGCGCGAGTACGCGCGCTTCTTAAGGATATCCGCACTGAAAACCGCGGGCCTCAGTTGATCCTGTCGCGCACTGCGCCGGAGATGCTGATTGAGCTGTTCCGCATCGAGGTGCCGGAAATTGCTGAAGGGCTGATTGAGGTGATGGGTGCTTCTCGTGACCCGGGCTCGCGCGCCAAGATTGCTGTTCGCTCGAAGGACAAGCGTATCGATCCACAGGGTGCATGCATCGGAATGCGTGGTTCGCGCGTCCAGGCGGTATCCGGAGAGATCGGCGGCGAGCGTGTCGATATCGTGTTATGGGATGAGAATCCAGCTCAGTTCGTCATCAACGCGATGGCACCTGCTGAAGTGGCCGCAATCATCGTTGATGAAGACGCTCATGCCATGGATATTGCGGTTGGTGAAGACAACCTGGCGCAAGCTATCGGTCGTGGCGGCCAGAACGTGCGTCTTGCCAGTCAACTGACTGGATGGACGCTGAACGTAATGACCGAGGCGGATATCCAGAGCAAGCAACAGGAAGAAACCGGCGACATCCTGCGCAATTTCATCGAAGAGCTGGACGTCGATGAGGAACTGGCACAAGTACTGGTCGAGGAAGGTTTTACCTCGCTCGAAGAGATCGCGTACGTCCCAATGGAGGAAATGCTCGGCATTGAAGGCTTCGACGAAGACATCGTCAATGAGCTGAGAACCCGCGCTAAAGATCGTTTACTGACTAAAGCGATCGCAACGGAAGAAAAACTGGCAGACGCCCAGCCAGCCGAGGATTTGCTCGCGCTGGAAGGCATGGACAAGGAACTGGCGGTCGAGTTGGCAATGCGAGGTGTCATCACCCGCGAAGACCTGGCCGAGCAGTCGATTGACGACCTGCTCGACATAGACGGCATTGATCAAGAGCGTGCCGGCAAGCTGATCATGGCCGCCCGAGCCCATTGGTTCGAGTAA
- the rimP gene encoding ribosome maturation factor RimP: MSSKLEQLQALLAPVVEALGYQCWGVEFISQGRHSLLRIYIDHPNGILVDDCEKVSRQLSGVLDVEDPISSDYTLEVSSPGMDRPLFTLEQYAAHVGEQVKIKLRSPFDGRRNFQGLLRGIEEQDVVVLVDDHEYLLPIDMIDKTNIIPRFE; the protein is encoded by the coding sequence ATGTCGAGCAAGCTAGAACAGTTGCAGGCCTTGTTGGCCCCTGTGGTCGAGGCGCTGGGCTATCAATGCTGGGGTGTCGAATTTATTTCGCAGGGTCGACATTCTTTGCTGAGGATCTATATCGATCATCCCAACGGGATTTTGGTTGATGACTGTGAAAAGGTCAGCCGTCAGCTCAGCGGAGTGCTAGATGTCGAGGATCCGATCAGCTCTGATTACACGCTTGAAGTGTCCTCGCCGGGTATGGATCGACCACTGTTCACTCTTGAACAGTACGCGGCGCACGTGGGCGAGCAAGTCAAAATAAAGCTGCGCTCGCCCTTCGACGGGCGGCGCAATTTCCAGGGTCTTCTCCGCGGGATCGAGGAACAGGATGTAGTGGTGCTGGTTGACGACCACGAGTATCTGTTGCCGATCGACATGATCGACAAGACCAACATAATTCCCCGTTTTGAGTGA
- the secG gene encoding preprotein translocase subunit SecG, with the protein MLQTVVIVVHLLVAIGVVVLVLLQQGKGADAGASFGSGASATVFGSQGSSTFLSRFTAILAGVFFVTSLGLAFFATQQADQMSQAGLPDPAVLEVPVSKPAVEDVPVLESAPSAPTADDVPQVQDQQ; encoded by the coding sequence ATGTTGCAGACTGTTGTGATTGTGGTGCATCTGCTGGTTGCTATTGGTGTGGTTGTGCTGGTGTTGCTGCAGCAGGGTAAGGGAGCGGATGCGGGTGCGTCTTTCGGCTCGGGTGCTTCGGCAACTGTTTTCGGAAGCCAAGGTTCTTCTACCTTTCTCAGTCGTTTTACTGCTATACTGGCGGGCGTTTTTTTCGTGACTAGTCTGGGGTTGGCGTTTTTTGCGACTCAGCAGGCTGATCAGATGTCACAGGCAGGCTTGCCGGACCCCGCAGTGTTGGAGGTTCCGGTTAGCAAGCCGGCTGTTGAAGATGTGCCTGTTTTGGAGTCCGCTCCGTCCGCGCCTACTGCAGACGATGTTCCACAGGTTCAGGATCAGCAGTAA
- the folP gene encoding dihydropteroate synthase — translation MIEASHQTRLSCGSRVLDFSRPHVMGILNVTPDSFSDGGQHVGVDAALRHAEAMVTAGATLVDVGGESTRPGARVVSPLEELERVAPVVEAIARELDVVISVDTSTPAVIRETARLGAGLINDVRSLTRDGALDAAADTGLPVCLMHMRGEPADMQNDPRYDDVTAEVLIFLRGRMDACVAAGIRAERIVLDPGFGFAKTLSHNLSLFKHMERLHVLGRPLLVGVSRKSMIGQALERDVGQRLYGGLGLAALAVVQGAKILRVHDVAETVDVVRMIAAVQAAE, via the coding sequence ATGATTGAAGCGTCACATCAAACCCGGCTGTCATGTGGCAGCCGGGTTCTTGATTTCTCCCGCCCACATGTCATGGGCATTCTGAATGTCACTCCTGACTCGTTCTCCGATGGTGGTCAGCATGTCGGTGTTGACGCAGCGCTGCGTCACGCGGAGGCGATGGTTACGGCGGGCGCGACGCTAGTCGATGTTGGAGGAGAGTCGACTCGCCCAGGTGCGCGCGTAGTGTCGCCGCTCGAGGAATTGGAGCGCGTTGCGCCAGTGGTCGAGGCGATTGCGCGTGAGCTCGACGTGGTTATCTCAGTCGATACATCGACACCTGCCGTGATTCGGGAAACCGCGCGCCTCGGTGCCGGCTTGATCAATGACGTACGATCGCTCACTCGGGATGGCGCACTTGACGCCGCGGCTGATACAGGCCTGCCGGTGTGTCTGATGCATATGCGGGGTGAGCCTGCTGACATGCAGAACGATCCGCGATATGACGATGTGACCGCTGAAGTGCTGATTTTCCTCAGGGGGCGCATGGATGCATGTGTTGCTGCGGGCATCCGTGCCGAGCGTATTGTGCTCGATCCGGGATTTGGCTTCGCGAAGACCCTTTCACATAACCTCAGTCTGTTCAAACATATGGAGCGCCTCCATGTGTTGGGGCGCCCTCTGCTGGTTGGGGTGTCGCGAAAAAGCATGATCGGTCAGGCGCTCGAGCGTGACGTGGGTCAGCGTTTGTATGGCGGGCTCGGGCTTGCTGCGCTAGCGGTTGTTCAGGGGGCTAAAATCCTCCGTGTACATGACGTGGCAGAGACGGTCGATGTGGTACGAATGATTGCCGCGGTACAAGCGGCGGAATAA
- the tpiA gene encoding triose-phosphate isomerase, whose protein sequence is MRRPLVAGNWKMNGTRASVAELIEALCQQELSPGVEVVVFPSSLHLTQVVEELEGRSIAVGAQDCSSEVGFGALTGEESASQLVDAGCKWVLVGHSERRLILGESDDVVSKKFVAALECGMAPVLCLGETLEQRQSGQTLEVVGRQLARVIAEAGIAAFKKAVVAYEPVWAIGSGLTATPQQAQQVHAAIREQLAREDQRIAEGVRVLYGGSVKAENASELFGMSDIDGGLIGGASLKANDFGAICRAAGN, encoded by the coding sequence ATGCGTCGCCCATTGGTAGCTGGTAACTGGAAGATGAACGGTACCCGCGCCAGCGTCGCAGAGCTGATCGAAGCGCTTTGCCAGCAGGAGTTGTCTCCAGGGGTCGAAGTTGTAGTTTTTCCATCCAGTCTTCATCTGACTCAGGTCGTTGAGGAATTGGAAGGTCGGAGTATCGCTGTCGGTGCTCAAGACTGCTCTTCGGAAGTTGGCTTTGGTGCCTTGACTGGAGAAGAATCAGCCTCTCAGCTGGTTGATGCTGGTTGTAAATGGGTATTGGTGGGCCACTCGGAGCGACGCTTGATTCTGGGTGAAAGCGACGATGTGGTTAGTAAGAAGTTTGTAGCGGCATTGGAGTGCGGAATGGCTCCAGTGCTCTGCCTAGGTGAGACGCTTGAACAGCGCCAGTCTGGGCAAACGCTGGAAGTGGTTGGGCGTCAGTTGGCTCGCGTCATAGCTGAGGCTGGAATAGCTGCTTTCAAAAAGGCGGTTGTGGCGTATGAGCCGGTCTGGGCCATTGGTTCCGGGCTTACGGCTACGCCGCAGCAGGCCCAGCAAGTACATGCGGCTATTCGCGAGCAACTCGCACGTGAGGATCAGCGTATCGCCGAGGGCGTACGAGTTCTTTATGGTGGCAGCGTCAAGGCGGAAAACGCCTCTGAGCTGTTCGGGATGTCGGATATCGATGGGGGGCTTATCGGTGGGGCCTCTCTGAAAGCGAATGATTTCGGTGCGATTTGTCGTGCCGCAGGGAACTGA